ttggCTGTAAAATTATCATCTTTATCTGAGTACTTTCCCCAGTTATTATGAGCAAAAATGGCCCTGCTGGACTTGTTGGTACTAGGGCCACTTTTAAGCAGTAACTGTACATAAGAAGGGCTTATAATAGTGAATAGGGACTTTTAAAGATAAGGAATGCTTAAACTCCTTTTGCTGCTTGGCCAGCTTCATTCCTGAGAAACTTCCATTTAAAGACAGTTTGGAGAGACTCTTGGGAGGAGAATCTATCTGGGACTTAATGctaaatttttgctttaattttattttaaagtattatccTTACCCATCCTCATGCCTTACAGTGTCAGAGTAGCACTCCCTTTGTTTGATTTTCCTCCAGGAACAGATTATGGCTTTTGCAAGCAAGTGAATGCTCCTCTTCTGCAGATTATGTTGATGAAAAGTCAACATATTTCCCCAAGACCGTCACATATTTTCaagatttaatttaataaatttacttTACACTAGAATTCTGcagtctctttttcttctctgcttagtGGACCTGTGGAGCCCAAATGATGAGTGATAGATAATTTGCTGTAAAGAGGGCATATCAACTAAGCCAAGAAAAAACTCCAAATGAAGACTATGATTTGACTGAAAAGAGCTTTTTattactaaaacaaaaattgctaAGGTGCtgtctcattcatttttacttgTTAGCAATCCTTTCTAAAGAGATgatttatacaattaaaaaaaatgctggttgtaaatttatataatttttagataaagaattagaaataatcaATTGATGCATTTTTGTTAGAActgctgttttaaaatgtataacaTTAGAGTGCAGAATCAAACAGAAATTGCTTTAACCTTTGTTATAGGTATACTAgactttctgaaaagaaaaccGGATCTTAAAATGCTAGTTATTACTTCCCCATCACAGCACCAtagttcaattttatttttgtttcctctgtggGACACCATTGTCTGTTCAGTAATAAgacaataaataatttcattgcACAGGTTTAAAGACCTCAGGAACCAggtcaaaaggaaaaacatgattaGCAGCAGAATTTGTTCATGTTTGGTTGCAGATTGGTGGCTGAcctggctgggaggtgggggttgggtggTTTTGCTGTGCATTTTTGAAGCGCTTACCTCACAGTACCAGAGATGCCTCTTGAAGAGCTTTTTGGATCCATTAGATTTGTCTACTATAAAGAACATCTTGCCCAGAAGTCTGATTTGAAGATAAAAGGAGAAGATAACAGTATGCTTTTGAACCAAGCTAAGCTACTCTTGGGAAATATTTTTGAAGGAATGggaaattttgttaattttcaggTAAATGCAGAAAATTCATGATACTAGAGTAAAAAAGGTGTGGGTGTGACAAACTTCCCTGGAATCTCAGGAAAATTGTGCCCAGAATGAAAGATGGCAGCTACAGGGAAAAGCTGTTTCACTGCTGGCAGAGTCCAGGAAGGTCACTGTAGTGAAAAAAAGGCCATCTTtcacagaaaatgagaaagtagCCCAGACAAGGAGAACATGGACTTCAAAAGTATGCCAGCAAAATCAGACAAGACATGAATTTTTAAGGCACACCTTGCAAGGACAACCAGAACCCACAGAGGATGTTCTTCATACGGTGACAACAAACATACAACATCCACTACGTGTCAGGCCATGTCCtaagtatttgaaatatataacatttacagAAAGGAAATGTAACCACCATCATGAGACCCTGTAGGACTGTAGGACCCTTTAATAAGAGGCCCAAAAGGCATACCAAGGGATAGAAAGGATATTGTAGACAAATTGttttttctaagaaataaacATTCTCATTACAAACTGCTCCTAAAAATGGATAAGTTGGTTAATTCTCCAGTTGGTCTAATCAAGATTATCAGAAAATATGTAGATATATTTCTGAAGTTACAACGCAGCTACCCAAGTTCTGAAAGTATCTGGGGTGACTGCTGaacaatatgtggcctttatttACAAGGAAATCTTCAGAGATGTGCTGTGGTGATGAATACCAGGGAGTCTCACCTCTCTGGAGCCATCAAGCTGGAGGAGTGTTCAGTGAACACGGCTAATCTATCTTTTGGGACAACAACTTGGTTTCTAATAAGAAATGGTCTCTCTCTAATCATGTGGAACAACATTTAGTGTGTGATGACTGGCTCTAACACCCTACTTTTCTGACAAAGATGGGAAGGGGTCCAAAAGCCATGTGGTTATGTTAAAGAGGAGACTGAAAGTCTTGGGAgttttcctcaaaagactgaaaggCTGTGGAAGGAGGGATTAGAGCAGAACTAAGACCACTGAGAAGATTGGTAGATTTCAGCTCAACAGAGGGAGGGATTTTTAAACATCAGTGCAATCCCAAAGTAGAATGAGTAATGTTTGAAAACATCCCTAAATGGAAGCTGAATGACAACCAGCTGGAAATGTTAAGGGAATTCTGCAATGGGTAGAAGACTGGATTATATATCTGGGCTGTTTCCAACTGTGAAGATTCTATTTCATTATGTATTagcatttttcaaggaaaagacaATAGGTTTAAAGGTGACTTCAGTATAATTAAAAATCAGTGTGTgttgcggggagggtatagctcagtggtagagcacatgcttagcatgcacaaggttctaggttcaatccccagtacctccatttaaacaaaggtgtgaagaatgaaaaaaatttcacattgaattgaaaaactaaaatttgGGGGATGAGGATATAGAAATTTGCCTAGTTACTTGTACACATCAGATGTTAAATACAGACCCAATGGaatacctttaaaaataaggTTCCCCAGGAACTGGTGTGAGGGCTGGGTGTATTTAGTACCTTTTGTGAAAAAGCTGAGAGAGTCCACTGTGAAAGCTACAAGTCTGGGGAGATATATTCTGCTGGGAAGAAGctgaaggtaaagaaaaaaggcaaaggagCCAGACTACAGGAAGATCTTTCACATCCAAGAGCACTTGAATGGGCAGACAAGAAGCAAATGATGGTCATGTGGAAAGTACAAGGTAGTGAGTTTTGGGGGAAAGAATTCACAAAATCAAGAGCTCTGAACATTCAAACTCAAAGTGAGAATCCATTGTACTGATGTGGGCCAAAATGACCAACCAAATCCACTGTCAGGTATCCTCCAAAGGGTCTCAGAAACCCTGGACCTAGACAAATAACTTAGATGATGGTAGTTAAAATGATCAGGGGCCAgggaagaaacagaataaaagggCAAACTGAAAAGGGCTATTACCAAAATCTAGATCCCTGACCAGCACAGCCACAGGCCTCTCTCTACAGACCAAAAGTTAAGGTATAGATGCATTTCTTAGAAATACAAAGCAAACAAGCTTAGGATGACAAATTACTATAAACACATTAGCCTGGGAGGAGGTACTGGCACTGAACACACACATTCCTATAAGGCTGGATATGTTCACTAATCCCAGGGTTGACTGATAGAAAGTTGATTAAAAGAAGGTGGTCTACACAAGGCAGCCACACACTCCCAAAATATGTCCCTAGAAACTGGATGTCCTCCTATCTTAAGGCTGGGATCTGCCCCGTTAGGAGTTGCTCTCCACCCCGCTAAGATCTGGGATGGCTCTCCGCTGGCTGATTGGAGCTAACACAAAGCAGGGTCACAACTTCAGATatggtacctttttttttttctctttaaattacacatggaaagcaaaaccatgtattttttctttcttttttagggcAGATGAGTGTAGATAAAAGTGGGACAGGGCAAAGATTCTGGAAGAAAGAAATACTGGTGTTGATAGGTCATGGGATTGTAGTCAATCAGCTTAATTTAACGtgtaaggggaaaataaaaacgTTCAAAGGAATGAGGCACTAAAAGAGTTGAAGTGAGATTTTTCTTTGGTTCCCAGGTTTCTGTCCCTGGGTTCTCCAAGGTTAGGTTCCAAAGCTATtccttttggctcttgtgaaacACAAGGAATCTCAAAGATGTAGACACTGGTACCAGCTGTGCACGAAGAGTGGTTAGGAAAACAGTTCACATTAGATGTGTAAAATTAATTAAACCCAACTCTAGACTCTACAAAAGCCCCTTCCTCCTGATGAAACCAGCTGCTGGGCTTCAGTCTAGGCTGTCCCTAGCCCAGCTCAGAACATGACTGAGTCCTCTCCTTTCTCGTTCTTTCTTTAACAAGGTTGTTGGCAAATGCAGGCCTCAGAGGAAGGGCGTGGCCTCAGTGGGAGATGCCTAGAGACTGCAGCAGGTGAAATGTGGCCCCCAAGGCCCAGCCCGTCTCTATGTTGTTCACTTTTTTTGTGAGCTGttgggaaggagaaaaaaaagtcttcacaTTTTCATTCAACTCTAGCAAGTACAACATGGGCAGAGAATACCTGCCAAGATCATCCATGAGGCCAAAACCAAGTCTCTGGAGGCTTCCCCAGCCCTCTCTATAAGCTTCCCTCCTGCCACTGCCTATTGCTTCTCCACCTGCCAATCTGATCCCTGAATCTTCTGCCCCAGGAAGTGGTCTCAGACAAGACTTCTAGAAGGACCTATGAGACAGGTTTCTGAATGCTTTCCCTAATCCTGAAACTAAATATAGCAGGTGTCAGGAACAGATTTGGGGTAGGAAAGAACATACTAAGCTTCCTATTTTATACTTTGTAAGCAACTGCATCTTCTTAAGCACCAGCAATCAACCGAGGCATCTGAGGCATTCTAGGCCGGGTCGTGCTTCGATTGATTCAGTTAGttcagtgaccttgggcaaaagtTTAAACTCAATGTCCTCAACTACATAACAAGGGGATTAGATTAGTGTTTATCAAATTGTTTTCTTCAGAATCCTAGGGGTTCCTTAGAAGTgattcaaaggagaaaagagggggagggtatagctcagtggtagagctagtcctgggtccaatccccagtacttctgttaaataaataaacctaattcacacccttccctccccaacaaaaaaaacacaaaggagaaaaggagacaaaaattgtGAAGGAGTTTCAGGCCCCTTACCTCTGCTTCAACCAGGTAgctccatttgtatcattttactGGCATTCTGCATAAGCTATTGTTGAATAAAGACACCACcatcatcccccacccccacacaaaGGTTTCGAAATCCGTGGACGGGGTTTAGTCTTTCCGTCTAGTACTAACTTCCTGTGACACAATACTTCTGTGTTGACCTGATGAAATCTGGTCTATAGTCACTGTGTTAAAAACTGGGAAGAATGGCATGGGAATAATTATTCTGAGATTTCAGTCTGTGACACCTGAGTCAAACCAGgtgtccccatccccatccccaaacGCTCCTCCTCTGTCCTCAGGACTTGAGCTGACAACCTAGGGGTGAAGTGATCTCTGGAAAAGGGGATTGCCCACCCCTGATTCAAATTCTGCTGCCACTGAAATAAAGACTAAAAGGATGCTAGAAATGGAAATAGGAGAAAATTGTCCTTATATGACTTGGTTATTGTTGATGCCTAAGCAGAGGAAGTTGTTAACTTAGTATGTTTTGAGGGCTTAGGATGACCTCTCTTATCCACAAATCCGTCAATGTGAAATGCCTACACTAACAATCATACCAATATTAAtaatttaccatgtgccaggcattgtgttttatctcaattttcacaacagccctatgaaaTAGGCACTCTAATGTGTTTTGAATGAGGAACCTAAAAGTTAGAGAGGGGAAGTAGATCatctaaggtcacagagctagtaagctTGCAGAACCAGAACTTGAATCCACATCTGATGGACAACAGAGCCCATGCTTTAAACACTATGCTACACACTCTACTGGCAAGTAACTCAAATTCTCAGCAGGTGTAACAACACACTAAATCCAAATACCTTTGTAGAAATGAATTTATGAAATCTGTGTAACAAGAAATGGGGCAATATAATATAAACTCATCTGAAAATCAGGACCCAGGAAGGGGAAGTGgcaagaaagaaggaggaggcttTGTAAACAAGGTACAGTCTACTTACTGGACCCACGTTCAAAGATGCCTTGTGCCATAGCTATGTTTTTGTCACATCTCCTCTAATAAAGTGTATGCTATTTGAGGACAAAGATTACATCTTAATCATCTTGATAACTATAGTGTACAATTATTCAATTATGCTATAGAAGATAAAGTGTATGGGATGGATGAAACTCAAAATGTGTTtggaatagataaataaattactATAGAAAAGGCTGGAAGACAAAGGGGGACCTAAGACCCAAGAGGCACCAAATATATGAGGCACACATAAAATACACATGACACATGGCATTCAATACTCACAAGGTCTTAAATAAGCACTCGCTGGTGATACCCTTCTGGTCCCTCATGTCCTCTGCCAAACAAAACCATCTAACGGGCTAAGGAGTGAGCTAACGCTACTGGCCAGTGTACTCGTGCCTGTGCTGCTCCAGACAGAGCAAGTCTGTGTGATGGCCCCAGGCACCTCTGTCCTCGTTCCCCCTCAAGCAAACTGCAGTACTTGTAATGTACTATCAGCAGTGGAGAAGAGGCAGGACATACGAACCCAGGATTTGGGAACTAACGCACTGCTGTCCTGCTCGCTCCCTACCCTGTGCGTTCACCTAtccatttcttttcccttgctcCTCAACTGAGTTTTGAAATTGATTTAATAAACCACGTGGCCTGGGGATCTTAATTTGGGCTGCAAGCCTTTCTGCTCAGTGACCTCTGGGATAGCTTGCCTGGTAATATACAGTATATTAACAACTTGAACAACTCAGGGGGTTATGGGTACAACCCCCAAGCACCTGAAAACCggcatataactttacagtcatgTCTCTATATCCACAGATTCAAGCAGCCGCTGACTGTGTAGCACTGTAGTATTACTACCGAAAAGAATCCACGTATCAGTAGACCCAGTTCAAGCCCATGTTGTGCAAGGGCCAAGTGTACTTTGAGGCTGCCATTCCAACAAGGTAATTTCCCACATCATGGTGACTTGTACAGTGCCTTGTCCATAGCCTGAATAAAAATACCTCATAATTCCACCTATAGCCACTCTGATTACCAAACAAGTTTTTAACTCTTTCTTTCCAACTCCCAAATAAAAAGACTGTTATGTGACTCTGGTGTCCTCTCTTACCTGTAAGATAGTGCTTCCTGCAAAGccaaagccatccttcaacaagGCTGTGATGTAACTAAGATCCATGCACAGGAAAGGACTGCCTGAGGTGAAGTTTTCCAAGTTATCACAtactggaggagagagagagtgaagaatggcattcaagTCTGCAGCCAACTGAGAGGTATATGATTTTCTCTAaatacagactgagaataagCAAAGCAGAATGCTCCAATCTCCTGCTCCCAGATGCCTGGGAGTCTCGGAGGTAGAAATGTGCACTGACAGCCTCTGCAGGACCCCAGTTTCTCAAGAACTTGCATATTTATGATGTGACATCTTATCTACTCAAAGGTAGACAGGTTCTAGGTTATTTGCTAAATTTCTATGACCTATTGTTAGGGCTTACTTCAATTAAGTCCCTTAGATATTATTAATGCTGGGGCCCAGAAGACAGGGAAATACCAGTTAGCCCTACTTCGGAGCCAGAGGATgagatcatttatttttatttttgatggactCTTTCAAGGAAGCCTCTGTGGCTATTTCCCATATATTTTGGTGCTCAGTGTTTCAGTAACACTGATAACATtctatttcaattttataaaaaggaagaaagaaatgaagaaagaagaaaaggtctTCACCATTTCTCCAAAGCCCCTCGtattctcatatttttatttgccaCTTAATGCTTTTAACTCCTGGCAAAGACAGGAAAGCAGCCTTCTGGGAGGCTTTCAGCTGGCTGAGACACGTCAGATGACTCTGGGCGCAGTCTCGCAGGCTCGCCTTCAAGGGTTTCCACTGACACTTACCttcccttgcttttctttcaaaatcttcAACTTTTAAAACACCTCCTTTTTCATAatctgaaatgaaacaaaacagtagTTGACGTCAAAAAACCTTCaaggagggggaagggtatagctcaagtggtagagcgcatgcttagcatgcacgaggtcctggattcaatccccggtacctccatcaaaaaactaactaaataaataaaacctaattacctccccctgcaaaaaacaaaacaaaacaaaacaaaacaaaacaaaccttcaAGGAAACATAAGAAATTTATCCTAGAAATGTTTATAgtctattttatattatgtatatttaaccACAGTTTAAAAATTGGCCCACTGAAAAAACACATTAGAAAATATCTCAGGTCATGACAGCTGACATATATACATTCTCACAGCTAAACAAAATGTATGATTatgattaagaaaaaagttataaagggGGAAGAGgaaactttctggggtgatgagtATGTTCATTATCTCGAATTTCAcaatggtttcatgggtgtatatatatgtcaaaacttaccaaactacactttttttaaattaaaaaattattattttatttatttggggggggtggtaattaggtttatttatttatttatttaatggaggtactggggtttgaacccaggaccttgtgcatgttaagcatgcattctaccactgagctataccctcccctcttgtacactttaaatgtgcattttataTCAGTTATGCCtccataaaaatgttaaaaaaaaagaaaagactgcaCGTATATTTGTTTAGGCTATCTTCCAGCCCCCAGAGATTCTCAGTCATGTTCACTCTCACTTAGGTGACTAGTGTCACTCAACTAGGGTGACACACAATCAACAAAGCATGTCCAACACTCCTTTTGTCCCATTCCCTTTCCCACCACAGCTTGCCCAGTTTCCTCCCTGGACGACACCTGGAGTGAACTTACCAATCATGTCTGTGTCAACAGCTCGGTCATAATAGTAAGAGAAGGCATAGAAGGAGCTTCTCTGGACCTCATCTGGCTGATGAAGCTTTCCTTGCACCACCCTCAGCACTTCAGTGTAGCAGGGCTCAAAGCCCACCGCCCCTGCTGGGGCAAAGGTGCACAGGAACAAGGTGAGAACGTGAGATGCAAGCTGCTGAAGCCAAAGAAGAAACAGCAGGAGGATCAAGGCGAGCTGAGGCTCAGGACAAAGGGCTCACAGACAAAGCTGGGCAAACTTCTGCAGCCTCATCACCCTGGAGGAAAGGACCCTGCTTCTCCACAGCGGCTCTGTCTCTAAACTGTGTTCACCAAAACCAGCCACAGCCGACCTCAAGCTGCTGCCAAGCACTACGTGTCACAGTATTCATGAGAACGGTAGGCAGAGGTCCGTCTGCTTCCTTCGCTAGAAACATCAAGTTCTTTCTGTGAGTTTAGGTCTATGCCTTTCTTAATACCTAACATCAATTATTCTTCCTGTCATCTTAATTTCCAGTTTTACTATAATTGAAATAGCTAAACATTAATTGAACCCGGAACAGTTTCACCCTGCTGAGGGGCAGGGACTCTGAATACATCAGACTAGGGTGAGAAAAGGTTTCTAAGGGATCTACGATACAGGCAAGGGAAGAGCTGAATGCAGAATGACGGCTGCCTGTTCGCAGTCACCTCACATCACTCCTCAGGGGTATACCAAGATCTATTAGAATTAGTTCCTGCAAAAGACAAGCTTCccgggggcggagggtgggaaggggtagatgggatttcaaaattgtagaatagataaacaagattatactgtatagcacagggatatatacacaagatcttatggtagctcacagagaaaaaaatatgacaatgaatatatatatgtttgtgtatgactgaaaaattgtgctctacactggaatttggcacaacattgtaaaatgattacacatcaaaaaaaaaaaaaaaaaaaaaaaaaaaagacaagcttcCCTTGAGCTCTGGAAAAAGTTTCCCATGGGACTTTTCCAGACTTGTACTGTAAAAGTAACTTCAACCAGTGAAAAAATATCACTTGCCTTCTTGGTTGCCACCATACTGGTATTTCACGCCCCCAAAGATCCACTCTGCTTCCAGCCATCTCGGTAGACAGGCACTCCGGAAAGTGTGTCCATCGATTCCTGAAAGAAATCAGACCACAAAGTAAGAGGCaagggtgggagagagaaaaagaggaaggcaAGCAAGAAGCCAATAAGGTTGACAGGAATTATCAAGGTGGCAGGAATTCTTAACTCAGGGTTTGTAGATGGGTTCTGTGGGGTTGGTGGACCCCCTGAAACTACAGATAAATTTCTGTGCATATGTGCATTTGGCAGAAGGGTTGATGATTTTCATCACATCTCAAAGAAATCTAAAACCAACAATGGGAATAAGTTACTGCCtttctaaaaaaaggaaaaaatactgtcCTACTTTTCCCATTGGTTGTTGtgagatttaaagaaaatacactTGAAAATGTAAACTCTGAAATACTATACAATTATCATCACAATAATACCTTATTGTGAACCATGCACCACACAAAGTACATTAAATGcaaaatctcttttattttaagGTAAAGAAAGGGGCACAGAAAAGTGAGCTAGCTGGCTCCAAATCTCAAGACTGGAACTGACCCTAGTTCTGCCTGACCCCAGAAGCTGAGCTCTTAACCCTTTTACCACCAGTGACGAGAGGAATGGAATTGTTCAGTTATTTCACTTTGTAAATGAACTGCTGCTGCCTGTACCTCCCAGGTAAAACGAAGGGCTTGAGCAAGCTCCTGAGCCTTGAATTTCTACAGATACTTCAGCCTCCTGGCTACAGACCGTTCCTCTATACAAACAGACTTCATGTTGTAAAAGGCTAATAATATATACCCAAACATCTGAACCCATTAAGTAGAAAAGGAATTTGTTATTATTGTGCTCATTATACAATGTTTATTTCCTACTTCTGCATAACCCTTTCTTCCACAGAATCACGGCAGAGGGCGGGTAAAGGCAAGCTGAGCACTGGTGTCACTCTCACCCAACCAGCACCGGTACCCAGACGAACCTTCCGTCTCCAGGGCTCCCAGGGTTGCTAGTCTTGCAGCTTTCAATCCAAATCCCAAGTAACTGTAAAAAACAGGATTGACTAATTTTATGCTGGTCCTGAATTCTCCAGCCTAAAGGTCCTTCATCCAAAAGTAAcatggtttctctgtctccctctagAGGGAGGGAGCCCTCTGTGACCTATTCATTTCATGTGGACAACAAGCAGTAACTTCTGCACAATTCAGATCAAGGCCATGCAAGAACTTTCCACTGTTATGATTTAAAGGCCAGAGATAGTGACACTTCCTAGGGTCCCACCCTGGGAACCATCCCCAGGAAATCTCTTATTATCTTACCGCCCAGCCCCACTCTGATCAAATTCTAGGCTGGATTTTGAACGTCTGAAAGTCAGCTTAAAAGGAGCTGATACAGAACTTTGGCCAAACCTTCTCCAAGCATCTCCTTTCTGGAGAAAACCTGACTTACATTGCTTTTACTcctatattatttatcttttacttttacattaccttttaaaaattcttacattACTTTTTGCTATATCATTGTTAACTATATACTTTTGAGGCCAAGAATGGAGAAATCTCTTGGGTCCCTTGGGCTTTGGTAAGTGGTTTGGGTTTCAGTTAACAGGCCTTCAGGGATTGGCAAAGACTTTGTAAGACTGGTCAGATGCAATAACAGATGTGCAAATGCATTGAAAAGTTAGGAGAATCATACAATgtgaagtattattatttttcccttgtcCCCCTCCTCACCTATGTGTATAGAGCTTATAAGTGCTGTTAAACATCTCAAAGGAAGTGAGGTAGTCTCTAGGGGTTTGTTCCAGGGTTTTCTGCAAatcagaaaaagcaaaaaactatTCAGGATCGCAATTATCTGAAGATGTTATCACCACTATCTGcattcctccccccaaaaaatcagaGATGAAGGAGACATTAAATTGCTAAACTCACAAAGCTCGAGGAATCAAAGGAACTCTGAACAGTGAGGGGAAGTTCACTCAGTCATTAATTGACTCTACTCAGCCTTTTTGTGGTGGAGCTGCTATCTGAAATGGGCTACCATTTTCTTAGCACCTTGATACACCTGCCAAGTGGGTTGCTAACCAGATCTTCATATGTATATGACTCACCTCAAACTGGGGCAGGAATGTGATTTGGGTAGAGGCCCCCCCCAGGTCCAGGGTCCCC
This DNA window, taken from Camelus dromedarius isolate mCamDro1 chromosome 5, mCamDro1.pat, whole genome shotgun sequence, encodes the following:
- the ENTPD5 gene encoding nucleoside diphosphate phosphatase ENTPD5 isoform X2, translating into MATSWGAAFFVLVASCVCSTVFHRDQQTWFEGVFLSSMCPVNVSASTLYGIMFDAGSTGTRIHVYTFVQKIPGQLPFLEGEIFDSVKPGLSAFVDQPKQGAESVQELLEVAKDSIPRSHWKRTPVVLKATAGLRLLPEEKAQALLFEVKEIFKKSPFLVPDDSVSIMDGSYEGILAWVTVNFLTGQLHSHSQETVGTLDLGGASTQITFLPQFEKTLEQTPRDYLTSFEMFNSTYKLYTHSYLGFGLKAARLATLGALETEGIDGHTFRSACLPRWLEAEWIFGGVKYQYGGNQEGAVGFEPCYTEVLRVVQGKLHQPDEVQRSSFYAFSYYYDRAVDTDMIDYEKGGVLKVEDFERKAREVCDNLENFTSGSPFLCMDLSYITALLKDGFGFAGSTILQLTKKVNNIETGWALGATFHLLQSLGISH
- the ENTPD5 gene encoding nucleoside diphosphate phosphatase ENTPD5 isoform X1 yields the protein MATSWGAAFFVLVASCVCSTVFHRDQQTWFEGVFLSSMCPVNVSASTLYGIMFDAGSTGTRIHVYTFVQKIPGQLPFLEGEIFDSVKPGLSAFVDQPKQGAESVQELLEVAKDSIPRSHWKRTPVVLKATAGLRLLPEEKAQALLFEVKEIFKKSPFLVPDDSVSIMDGSYEGILAWVTVNFLTGQLHSHSQETVGTLDLGGASTQITFLPQFEKTLEQTPRDYLTSFEMFNSTYKLYTHSYLGFGLKAARLATLGALETEGSSGYRCWLGIDGHTFRSACLPRWLEAEWIFGGVKYQYGGNQEGAVGFEPCYTEVLRVVQGKLHQPDEVQRSSFYAFSYYYDRAVDTDMIDYEKGGVLKVEDFERKAREVCDNLENFTSGSPFLCMDLSYITALLKDGFGFAGSTILQLTKKVNNIETGWALGATFHLLQSLGISH